In Carassius gibelio isolate Cgi1373 ecotype wild population from Czech Republic chromosome B13, carGib1.2-hapl.c, whole genome shotgun sequence, one genomic interval encodes:
- the LOC127969759 gene encoding fidgetin-like protein 1 isoform X1, with protein sequence MQEARDWSRPGMSSAHLDEWQRRSFDISSGSCTPEQTADAYRAHVMSIQYAWASAELSPAGAASLLRTYSERYAAVLDSDDPRTGLNNYAESALHLARNQKNHSDKWESSLTFENVFNLPCVQRMMQDRSKERGLLVDPADVNITVGGEVSRGNEKDSAISGPPPGLKREPLAHGPAAPPPRAELGRGVSNPLSGAVEWARALEGAPPHISLAQNAPKAPTGSTPMFGHNIFSSTGNASVSQSSVGCTSGSNVHNQPVFLSSTNPSKRKNFYGSGTESNRSSFPSQGEQEPRGRGRRGEEGVSTNFRSAREQFIVDQQKKHSHQGQRGSTANVAAITKKCLGANRSRGASSKFVPPMPRQEEEGNSKENTPQDMQPVDERLKNLEPKIIELIMSEIMDHGAPVAWDDIAGLEFAKATIKEIVVWPMLRPDIFTGLRGPPKGILLFGPPGTGKTLIGKCIACQSGATFFSISASSLTSKWVGEGEKMVRALFAIARCHQPAVIFIDEIDSLLSQRTDGEHDSSRRIKTEFLVQLDGAATSAEDRILVVGATNRPQEIDEAARRRLAKRLYIPLPESEARRQIVTNLMSREKSQVGADEMEKVVQGTEGFSGADMTQLCREAALGPIRSICLNDIATISAEQVRPILFSDFQEALKTVRPSVSSKDLELYEEWNKTFGCGR encoded by the exons ATGCAGGAGGCGCGAG ACTGGAGCAGGCCAGGCATGAGCAGCGCACACCTGGACGAGTGGCAGCGGAGGTCCTTTGACATTTCGTCTGGCTCCTGCACACCTGAACAGACGGCCGATGCTTACCGGGCACACGTCATGTCCATTCAGTATGCATGGGCGAGTGCTGAGCTCTCTCCGGCCGGAGCTGCCAGCCTGCTCAGGACCTACTCAGAGCGATATGCCGCAGTACTGGACTCAGACGACCCACGCACAGGGCTAAACAACTATGCAGAGAGTGCCCTGCACCTGGCCCGTAATCAAAAGAACCATAGTGACAAATGGGAGTCGTCCCTAACGTTTGAAAATGTGTTCAACCTGCCGTGCGTGCAACGGATGATGCAGGACAGGTCCAAAGAAAGAGGTCTCCTGGTAGATCCGGCAGATGTTAACATCACGGTTGGTGGTGAAGTCAGCAGGGGAAATGAGAAAGACAGCGCTATCTCTGGTCCTCCTCCTGGATTAAAACGAGAGCCTCTGGCTCATGGGCCTGCTGCACCTCCACCTCGAGCTGAGTTGGGAAGGGGGGTCAGTAACCCACTTAGCGGGGCTGTAGAGTGGGCTAGAGCACTTGAAGGAGCCCCTCCGCATATTTCTCTGGCACAAAATGCTCCAAAAGCTCCAACAGGGTCTACGCCTATGTTTGGCCATAACATTTTCAGTTCCACAGGCAATGCTAGTGTGTCTCAGTCTAGTGTGGGTTGCACAAGTGGATCCAATGTGCATAATCAGCCTGTGTTCTTATCCTCCACAAACCCCTCCAAGAGGAAGAACTTCTACGGCTCAGGAACTGAAAGCAACAGAAGCTCATTCCCATCACAAGGCGAGCAGGAACCGCGAGGGAGGGGACGGAGGGGAGAGGAAGGTGTCAGCACTAATTTTAGATCAGCACGAGAGCAGTTCATCGTTGACCAGCAAAAAAAGCATTCCCATCAGGGTCAGCGAGGCTCCACGGCCAACGTTGCTGCAATCACCAAGAAATGCCTTGGTGCGAATCGTTCTCGTGGGGCGTCCTCCAAATTCGTCCCTCCCATGCCAAGGCAAGAGGAAGAGGGCAACTCAAAGGAGAATACACCACAAGACATGCAACCTGTTGATGAGCGACTAAAGAACTTAGAGCCCAAAATCATTGAACTTATCATGAGTGAGATCATGGACCATGGCGCCCCGGTAGCCTGGGATGATATTGCCGGCCTGGAGTTTGCCAAAGCCACAATCAAAGAGATTGTAGTGTGGCCCATGTTAAGACCTGATATATTTACTGGCCTTAGAGGACCACCTAAAGGCATTCTTCTCTTTGGTCCTCCAGGCACTGGTAAAACACTTATAGGGAAGTGCATAGCATGTCAGTCAGGAGCCACTTTTTTCAGCATCAGTGCTTCGTCACTCACTTCAAAGTGGGTTGGGGAAGGCGAGAAGATGGTACGAGCGCTCTTTGCCATTGCTCGGTGCCACCAACCTGCCGTCATCTTTATTGATGAGATCGATTCCCTTCTTTCTCAACGCACAGATGGAGAACACGACTCATCCCGTCGGATCAAAACCGAATTTCTTGTCCAGCTTGATGGTGCTGCCACCTCAGCAGAAGATCGCATCCTGGTTGTTGGTGCCACCAACCGGCCACAAGAGATTGATGAAGCGGCTCGCCGTCGCCTGGCCAAGCGACTCTACATCCCTCTCCCAGAGTCCGAGGCTCGCCGGCAGATAGTGACTAACCTCATGTCTCGTGAGAAAAGCCAGGTGGGAGCAGATGAGATGGAGAAAGTGGTGCAGGGCACAGAGGGCTTTTCAGGGGCAGATATGACACAGCTGTGTCGCGAAGCAGCCCTAGGCCCCATTCGAAGCATTTGTCTAAATGACATTGCTACCATCTCAGCAGAACAGGTTCGGCCGATACTCTTCAGTGACTTTCAGGAGGCTCTCAAAACAGTGCGGCCCAGTGTCTCTTCTAAAGATCTGGAGCTATATGAAGAGTGGAACAAGACTTTTGGCTGTGGTCGCTGA
- the LOC127969759 gene encoding fidgetin-like protein 1 isoform X2, translating into MSSAHLDEWQRRSFDISSGSCTPEQTADAYRAHVMSIQYAWASAELSPAGAASLLRTYSERYAAVLDSDDPRTGLNNYAESALHLARNQKNHSDKWESSLTFENVFNLPCVQRMMQDRSKERGLLVDPADVNITVGGEVSRGNEKDSAISGPPPGLKREPLAHGPAAPPPRAELGRGVSNPLSGAVEWARALEGAPPHISLAQNAPKAPTGSTPMFGHNIFSSTGNASVSQSSVGCTSGSNVHNQPVFLSSTNPSKRKNFYGSGTESNRSSFPSQGEQEPRGRGRRGEEGVSTNFRSAREQFIVDQQKKHSHQGQRGSTANVAAITKKCLGANRSRGASSKFVPPMPRQEEEGNSKENTPQDMQPVDERLKNLEPKIIELIMSEIMDHGAPVAWDDIAGLEFAKATIKEIVVWPMLRPDIFTGLRGPPKGILLFGPPGTGKTLIGKCIACQSGATFFSISASSLTSKWVGEGEKMVRALFAIARCHQPAVIFIDEIDSLLSQRTDGEHDSSRRIKTEFLVQLDGAATSAEDRILVVGATNRPQEIDEAARRRLAKRLYIPLPESEARRQIVTNLMSREKSQVGADEMEKVVQGTEGFSGADMTQLCREAALGPIRSICLNDIATISAEQVRPILFSDFQEALKTVRPSVSSKDLELYEEWNKTFGCGR; encoded by the coding sequence ATGAGCAGCGCACACCTGGACGAGTGGCAGCGGAGGTCCTTTGACATTTCGTCTGGCTCCTGCACACCTGAACAGACGGCCGATGCTTACCGGGCACACGTCATGTCCATTCAGTATGCATGGGCGAGTGCTGAGCTCTCTCCGGCCGGAGCTGCCAGCCTGCTCAGGACCTACTCAGAGCGATATGCCGCAGTACTGGACTCAGACGACCCACGCACAGGGCTAAACAACTATGCAGAGAGTGCCCTGCACCTGGCCCGTAATCAAAAGAACCATAGTGACAAATGGGAGTCGTCCCTAACGTTTGAAAATGTGTTCAACCTGCCGTGCGTGCAACGGATGATGCAGGACAGGTCCAAAGAAAGAGGTCTCCTGGTAGATCCGGCAGATGTTAACATCACGGTTGGTGGTGAAGTCAGCAGGGGAAATGAGAAAGACAGCGCTATCTCTGGTCCTCCTCCTGGATTAAAACGAGAGCCTCTGGCTCATGGGCCTGCTGCACCTCCACCTCGAGCTGAGTTGGGAAGGGGGGTCAGTAACCCACTTAGCGGGGCTGTAGAGTGGGCTAGAGCACTTGAAGGAGCCCCTCCGCATATTTCTCTGGCACAAAATGCTCCAAAAGCTCCAACAGGGTCTACGCCTATGTTTGGCCATAACATTTTCAGTTCCACAGGCAATGCTAGTGTGTCTCAGTCTAGTGTGGGTTGCACAAGTGGATCCAATGTGCATAATCAGCCTGTGTTCTTATCCTCCACAAACCCCTCCAAGAGGAAGAACTTCTACGGCTCAGGAACTGAAAGCAACAGAAGCTCATTCCCATCACAAGGCGAGCAGGAACCGCGAGGGAGGGGACGGAGGGGAGAGGAAGGTGTCAGCACTAATTTTAGATCAGCACGAGAGCAGTTCATCGTTGACCAGCAAAAAAAGCATTCCCATCAGGGTCAGCGAGGCTCCACGGCCAACGTTGCTGCAATCACCAAGAAATGCCTTGGTGCGAATCGTTCTCGTGGGGCGTCCTCCAAATTCGTCCCTCCCATGCCAAGGCAAGAGGAAGAGGGCAACTCAAAGGAGAATACACCACAAGACATGCAACCTGTTGATGAGCGACTAAAGAACTTAGAGCCCAAAATCATTGAACTTATCATGAGTGAGATCATGGACCATGGCGCCCCGGTAGCCTGGGATGATATTGCCGGCCTGGAGTTTGCCAAAGCCACAATCAAAGAGATTGTAGTGTGGCCCATGTTAAGACCTGATATATTTACTGGCCTTAGAGGACCACCTAAAGGCATTCTTCTCTTTGGTCCTCCAGGCACTGGTAAAACACTTATAGGGAAGTGCATAGCATGTCAGTCAGGAGCCACTTTTTTCAGCATCAGTGCTTCGTCACTCACTTCAAAGTGGGTTGGGGAAGGCGAGAAGATGGTACGAGCGCTCTTTGCCATTGCTCGGTGCCACCAACCTGCCGTCATCTTTATTGATGAGATCGATTCCCTTCTTTCTCAACGCACAGATGGAGAACACGACTCATCCCGTCGGATCAAAACCGAATTTCTTGTCCAGCTTGATGGTGCTGCCACCTCAGCAGAAGATCGCATCCTGGTTGTTGGTGCCACCAACCGGCCACAAGAGATTGATGAAGCGGCTCGCCGTCGCCTGGCCAAGCGACTCTACATCCCTCTCCCAGAGTCCGAGGCTCGCCGGCAGATAGTGACTAACCTCATGTCTCGTGAGAAAAGCCAGGTGGGAGCAGATGAGATGGAGAAAGTGGTGCAGGGCACAGAGGGCTTTTCAGGGGCAGATATGACACAGCTGTGTCGCGAAGCAGCCCTAGGCCCCATTCGAAGCATTTGTCTAAATGACATTGCTACCATCTCAGCAGAACAGGTTCGGCCGATACTCTTCAGTGACTTTCAGGAGGCTCTCAAAACAGTGCGGCCCAGTGTCTCTTCTAAAGATCTGGAGCTATATGAAGAGTGGAACAAGACTTTTGGCTGTGGTCGCTGA
- the LOC127970537 gene encoding tubulin--tyrosine ligase — protein MSSPMYTFVLRDDNSSVYAEVAKILISTGKWKRLKKDNPRFNLMLGERNRLPFGRLGHEPGLMQLVNYYRGADKLCRKASLVKIIKTSPELKDSCNWFPESYIIYPTNLNTPVAPATNGIGHMKSNPKTDEREVFLASYNSRKESGEGTVWIAKSSAGAKGAGILISHDANELLEFIDNQGQVHVIQKYLERPLLLEPGHRKFDIRSWVLVDHQYNIYLYREGVLRTSSEPYNSSDLQDMTSHLTNHCIQEEHSQNYGRYEEGNEMFFDEFRQYLLTTHSVAMETSVLPQIKHIIRSCLTCIEPAISTKHLSYQSFQLFGFDFMLDESFKVWLIEINGAPACAQKLYPELCQGIVDVAISTVFSLSADALSSSPPFSTSPSLSSNSCSSPKIRAPHHFGPFIKL, from the exons ATGAGTTCACCGATGTACACGTTTGTTTTGAGAGATGATAACAGTTCTGTGTATGCCGAGGTCGCCAAGATCCTCATCTCTACTGGGAAATGGAAACGACTGAAGAAGGACAATCCTCGGTTTAATTTAATGCTGGGAGAGAGAAATCGGCTGCCTTTTGGACGTTTGG GTCATGAACCAGGACTGATGCAGCTGGTGAATTATTACAGAGGAGCCGATAAACTGTGCCGCAAAGCTTCACTGGTCAA GATTATCAAGACCAGTCCAGAGTTAAAGGACTCCTGTAACTGGTTCCCTGAGTCTTACATCATATACCCAACCAACCTCAACACCCCAGTGGCCCCGGCCACCAATGGCATCGGTCACATGAAGAGCAACCCAAAGACAGATGAGCGGGAGGTCTTCTTGGCTTCTTATAACTCCAGAAAGGAAAGCGGAGAGGGAACGGTGTGGATCGCCAAATCTTCAGCAGGTGCTAAAG GTGCAGGTATATTGATATCTCATGATGCAAATGAGTTGCTCGAGTTCATCGATAATCAAGGCCAAGTGCATGTCATTCAGAAGTATCTGGAAAGACCACTGCTGTTGGAGCCGGGACATCGCAAATTTGATATAAG GAGTTGGGTGCTTGTAGACCATCAGTATAATATCTACTTGTACCGCGAGGGAGTGTTGAGGACGTCTTCTGAGCCCTACAACAGCTCAGATCTGCAGGACATGACCAGTCACCTGACCAATCACTGCATCCAGGAGGAGCATTCGCAGAACTACGGCCGCTACGAGGAGGGCAACGAGATGTTCTTCGATGAGTTCAGACAGTACCTGTTGACCACACACagcgttgccatggaaacatcGGTTTTACCTCAGATCAAGCATATCATCAG GAGCTGTCTCACATGCATCGAGCCAGCCATCAGTACGAAGCACCTGTCCTACCAGAGCTTCCAGCTCTTCGGCTTCGACTTCATGCTGGACGAAAGCTTTAAAGTCTGGCTAATTGAGATCAACGGGGCACCTGCCTGTGCACA GAAACTCTACCCTGAGCTGTGTCAAGGCATCGTGGATGTGGCCATCTCCACGGTGTTCTCCCTGAGTGCAGATGCCCTCTCGTCATCTCCTCCGTTCTCCACGTCTCCATCTCTGTCCTCTAACTCCTGCTCCTCACCCAAGATCAGAGCGCCCCATCACTTCGGCCCATTCATCAAACTATAA